A single window of Halotalea alkalilenta DNA harbors:
- a CDS encoding biotin-dependent carboxyltransferase family protein, with protein MTQRKKGGTGALELLEPGVLSLIQDRGRIGSQRFGVSRSGVMDPHAAAWANRMLDNPVGSALIEVTLGGLRLRAREDTWLAFTGARMALHLDGRPLSGWSRFAIRAGQTLSVGFASSGQRGYLAVRGGFLVEPKLGSVATHARNRLGGLHGDGRPLARGDLLAHPPGGDAFRLGARAPWKMIPDYREVPLLRVLPGGDHRHFPAAQIERFFDQRWQVSASSDRMGIRLCHEQPLREVPSRKMSLGICPGAIQVPPNGEPIVLMSDCQTMGGYPLFGWLHPLDLGRLSQVPARQEVRFAPIDVETMQAELARFNDFFDHPPPQPY; from the coding sequence ATGACCCAGCGAAAGAAGGGCGGGACGGGGGCGCTTGAGCTACTCGAACCGGGGGTGCTGTCTTTGATCCAGGATCGTGGCCGGATCGGCAGCCAACGCTTCGGCGTCTCCCGCTCCGGGGTGATGGACCCCCACGCGGCGGCCTGGGCCAACCGGATGCTCGACAACCCGGTCGGGAGCGCCTTGATCGAGGTCACCCTCGGCGGCCTGCGGCTGCGTGCCCGCGAGGATACCTGGCTGGCTTTCACCGGCGCGCGAATGGCGCTGCACCTCGACGGGCGTCCGCTCTCCGGCTGGAGCCGCTTCGCCATCCGCGCCGGGCAGACCCTGAGCGTCGGCTTCGCCTCCAGCGGCCAGCGCGGCTACCTGGCGGTGCGCGGTGGATTCTTGGTTGAACCCAAGCTGGGCTCGGTAGCCACCCACGCGCGCAATCGCCTCGGTGGCCTGCACGGTGACGGACGCCCGCTTGCGCGCGGCGACCTGCTCGCCCATCCGCCCGGTGGGGACGCCTTTCGCTTAGGCGCGCGCGCGCCGTGGAAGATGATTCCCGACTATCGGGAGGTACCGCTGCTGCGCGTGCTGCCGGGAGGCGATCATCGTCACTTTCCCGCGGCGCAGATCGAGCGATTCTTCGACCAGCGTTGGCAGGTCTCGGCCAGCTCGGACCGGATGGGGATCCGCCTCTGCCACGAGCAGCCGCTGCGCGAGGTGCCGAGCCGCAAGATGTCGCTCGGCATCTGCCCGGGCGCAATCCAGGTGCCGCCCAATGGCGAGCCGATCGTGCTGATGTCTGACTGCCAGACGATGGGGGGCTACCCGCTGTTCGGCTGGCTGCACCCGCTCGATCTCGGCCGTCTGTCCCAGGTGCCGGCGCGCCAGGAGGTGCGTTTCGCGCCGATCGATGTGGAGACCATGCAAGCGGAGCTCGCGCGCTTCAACGACTTCTTCGATCATCCGCCGCCGCAGCCGTACTGA
- a CDS encoding LysR family transcriptional regulator, whose product MLSFDELALLEAIRDTGSLSRAAVRLGKAPSTVSHAARQMEDRFDALLFDRRRYRLQLTPAGHVLAHEAARLMQDVSRLTQRVKQVAGGWENRLWIVTDEVLEFETLVPVIQAFDALKSGVTLRLTQEVLTGTWDALREGRADLVVGATNEPPVIPGLRWFELGVMDWVFAVSPRHPLAKAKKPLDRDAVIQHRSIVVADTSRRLDVRGYGVQGGQATLAVPSMRAKIEAQRQALGVGWLPRDRVAGLLKRGELIEKEMVDPREPNQLFVAWRGDHQGRGLDWWLEQLKNKRLAARLVRGIDVAAVVG is encoded by the coding sequence ATGTTGTCCTTCGATGAACTGGCCCTGCTGGAAGCCATCCGGGATACTGGTAGCCTGTCGCGCGCCGCAGTTCGATTGGGCAAAGCACCGTCCACGGTGTCGCACGCCGCGAGGCAGATGGAAGACCGGTTCGACGCTCTGCTGTTCGACCGCCGTCGCTACCGGCTACAGCTCACCCCAGCCGGTCACGTCTTGGCTCACGAGGCCGCGCGGCTCATGCAGGACGTCTCCAGATTGACGCAGCGAGTCAAGCAGGTGGCTGGTGGTTGGGAAAACCGTTTGTGGATCGTTACTGACGAAGTGCTCGAATTTGAGACCCTGGTGCCGGTTATCCAGGCGTTCGACGCACTGAAGTCCGGCGTCACACTGCGCCTTACCCAGGAGGTATTGACTGGCACCTGGGATGCGTTGCGCGAAGGCCGCGCGGATCTAGTGGTGGGCGCCACCAACGAGCCGCCGGTCATTCCCGGGCTGCGCTGGTTCGAGCTGGGCGTGATGGATTGGGTCTTCGCTGTATCGCCGCGCCATCCGCTGGCCAAGGCGAAGAAGCCGCTGGACAGGGATGCCGTCATTCAGCACCGATCGATCGTCGTGGCCGATACCTCGCGCAGGCTGGATGTGCGCGGCTATGGCGTGCAGGGCGGCCAGGCAACGCTCGCCGTACCAAGTATGCGCGCCAAGATCGAGGCCCAGCGCCAGGCTCTAGGCGTCGGCTGGTTACCGCGCGATCGTGTCGCCGGTTTGCTCAAGCGTGGCGAATTGATCGAGAAGGAGATGGTCGATCCGCGCGAGCCCAACCAACTCTTCGTGGCTTGGCGCGGCGACCATCAGGGACGTGGGCTGGATTGGTGGCTAGAGCAGTTGAAGAACAAGCGGCTGGCGGCGCGATTGGTGCGGGGCATCGACGTCGCTGCCGTCGTGGGATAG
- a CDS encoding SDR family oxidoreductase, whose amino-acid sequence MNRFSDKTVLVTGGSSGIGLASAKAFAAEGARVVITGRDVVALEQAQAALGGNAIGLRNDAGDLADAKALAGSLIELDIRLDAVFLNAGVAKFAAFPDVDERLWEQTFDINAKGPYFQLQALLPLFNPGAAILINGSINARIGMPNSSVYAASKAAVISLAKTLSAELLPRGVRVNVVSPGPVATPIYGKLGLDTSAQEATAAQIQSQIPLGRFGTAEEIAATVLHLSAPESAYIVGTEIIADGGMSQL is encoded by the coding sequence ATGAACCGCTTTTCCGATAAGACCGTACTCGTCACCGGCGGCAGCAGTGGCATCGGCCTGGCCTCCGCTAAAGCATTCGCCGCCGAAGGCGCCCGTGTGGTCATTACGGGCCGAGATGTCGTCGCATTGGAGCAAGCTCAAGCCGCGCTGGGCGGCAACGCCATTGGTTTGCGTAACGATGCAGGCGACTTGGCCGACGCCAAGGCACTGGCCGGGAGCCTTATCGAGCTCGATATACGCCTGGATGCCGTTTTTCTCAACGCCGGCGTGGCGAAGTTCGCCGCCTTTCCGGACGTGGACGAGCGCTTGTGGGAGCAGACGTTCGACATCAACGCCAAGGGCCCGTATTTCCAGCTCCAGGCACTGCTGCCGCTGTTCAATCCGGGGGCGGCGATCTTGATCAATGGTTCGATCAATGCTCGCATCGGAATGCCGAATTCTTCGGTCTACGCCGCCAGCAAGGCTGCAGTCATCTCGCTGGCCAAGACGCTATCGGCGGAATTGCTGCCGCGCGGCGTGCGGGTCAACGTGGTTAGCCCGGGGCCGGTCGCCACACCGATCTACGGCAAGCTGGGGCTGGATACGTCTGCGCAGGAGGCCACAGCCGCGCAGATCCAGAGCCAGATCCCGCTCGGGCGCTTCGGCACAGCGGAAGAGATCGCTGCGACGGTGCTGCACCTGTCGGCGCCAGAGTCCGCCTACATCGTGGGCACCGAGATCATTGCCGACGGCGGCATGAGCCAACTTTGA
- a CDS encoding aldo/keto reductase — translation MATSGGKGKIFEQFGKTGIDEARRIVDLCLDHGIVLSDTADIYSKGLSEKILGEALRGNRNRAMLASRAAAQQAFPGPGQPAGSAA, via the coding sequence ATAGCCACATCCGGTGGAAAGGGCAAGATCTTTGAACAGTTTGGGAAGACGGGGATCGATGAGGCTCGACGCATCGTCGATCTTTGCCTCGATCATGGAATCGTTCTCTCTGACACAGCCGATATCTATTCGAAGGGTCTGTCGGAGAAGATTCTTGGAGAAGCGCTCAGAGGGAATCGCAATCGCGCGATGCTTGCTAGCCGTGCAGCAGCACAACAGGCGTTTCCTGGTCCTGGCCAGCCTGCAGGTAGTGCAGCGTGA
- a CDS encoding alkene reductase → MTDLFDSYTLGGLPLKNRLVIAPMTRSRAPQHIATEQMALHYAQRATAGLIITEGTSISREGQGYLFVPGIYSQEQVQGWKLATDSVHSVGGKIFAQLWHVGRVSHTSLQLDGRAPVSASNKAAQGVTAFGYTESGEPGEVPASTPRALTTDEVARVVEDFAQAAANAVDAGFDGVEIHGANGYLIEQFLNPLVNDRTDRYAASNLADRLRFVLEVVDAVCARIGAQRVGIRISPYGRLFDMPDFPEIDETYLALCEGLSERGIAYVHVSDQNGFFLLDESVAVQEQAFVRLLKHCKEKLGTTALILAGNMTLERAQDLVDAGLIDLAAFGQPFIANPDLVARLKNGWPLTTPDRDTYYGGTAKGYVDYSPYVPV, encoded by the coding sequence ATGACTGACCTGTTCGATAGCTACACCCTCGGTGGACTGCCCCTGAAAAATCGTCTCGTCATCGCTCCCATGACACGATCACGCGCACCGCAACACATCGCGACGGAGCAAATGGCCTTGCACTACGCACAAAGGGCCACTGCTGGTTTGATCATCACTGAGGGAACTTCGATTTCCCGCGAAGGACAGGGCTACCTGTTCGTTCCTGGCATCTACAGCCAAGAGCAGGTTCAAGGATGGAAGCTGGCCACCGACTCCGTGCATAGTGTCGGCGGCAAGATCTTCGCACAATTGTGGCATGTGGGGCGGGTGTCCCATACGTCACTGCAGCTCGATGGCCGGGCTCCGGTCAGCGCCTCGAACAAGGCCGCGCAGGGCGTCACGGCGTTCGGCTATACAGAGTCGGGCGAACCAGGTGAAGTGCCGGCTTCCACTCCTCGCGCGCTGACTACCGATGAAGTCGCCCGAGTGGTCGAGGATTTCGCTCAGGCCGCCGCCAATGCCGTGGATGCTGGTTTCGATGGCGTGGAAATCCATGGCGCCAATGGCTATCTGATCGAGCAGTTCCTGAACCCGCTGGTGAACGACCGTACGGATCGCTACGCGGCAAGCAATCTGGCTGATCGCCTGCGCTTCGTCCTTGAAGTGGTTGACGCGGTCTGCGCCCGCATTGGCGCGCAGCGAGTGGGTATCCGGATCTCACCCTACGGCCGGCTTTTCGATATGCCGGATTTTCCTGAGATCGACGAAACATACCTGGCTCTCTGCGAGGGCCTGAGCGAGCGTGGCATTGCCTATGTCCACGTGTCGGATCAGAACGGTTTCTTCCTGCTCGACGAAAGCGTTGCAGTACAGGAACAGGCATTTGTCAGGCTCCTGAAACACTGCAAAGAAAAGTTGGGAACTACGGCGTTGATTCTGGCGGGAAATATGACACTGGAACGCGCGCAGGATCTCGTTGACGCTGGATTGATCGACCTCGCGGCCTTTGGCCAGCCTTTCATCGCCAATCCTGACTTGGTTGCGCGGCTGAAGAACGGTTGGCCGCTGACCACCCCAGATCGCGATACGTACTACGGCGGCACGGCAAAGGGATACGTGGACTATTCGCCTTACGTCCCGGTTTAA
- a CDS encoding SDR family NAD(P)-dependent oxidoreductase has product MSKTLAGKVALVTGGSRGLGTATALALADQGAHVAISYVASAEKAAAVVAALKAKGVRAVAIQADQGDPAASEPLIQKVVAELGKLDILVNNAAIALQGKTIDDPAIDNAGLDRQWRVNTLGVVANIRAAVKVLPEGGRIISVGSGLGTRVGFPGVADYAASKAAVIGYTRGAARDIGPRNITVNVVQAGVVDTDMAADAVGSLENLPPIVMESHAIQRPAELKEVAAAIVFLAGPDAAFITGSVLDVNGGFTA; this is encoded by the coding sequence TTGCCCTCGTAACCGGAGGCTCGCGCGGCCTGGGAACTGCAACCGCGCTCGCGCTGGCCGATCAAGGCGCGCATGTGGCCATCAGCTATGTGGCTTCAGCCGAAAAGGCCGCGGCCGTCGTAGCCGCGCTGAAGGCCAAGGGCGTGCGCGCTGTGGCGATCCAGGCCGATCAGGGCGATCCCGCCGCGTCCGAGCCGCTGATTCAGAAGGTGGTCGCGGAACTCGGCAAGCTCGACATCCTGGTCAACAACGCCGCCATCGCGTTGCAGGGCAAGACCATCGATGACCCGGCCATCGACAACGCCGGCTTGGACCGTCAGTGGAGGGTCAACACCTTGGGTGTGGTCGCCAATATCCGGGCGGCCGTCAAAGTGCTGCCGGAGGGCGGTCGCATCATCTCGGTCGGCTCGGGTCTTGGCACGCGCGTTGGCTTCCCTGGCGTCGCGGACTATGCGGCGAGCAAGGCCGCTGTCATTGGGTACACGCGCGGCGCGGCACGTGATATTGGCCCGCGCAACATCACGGTGAACGTCGTCCAGGCGGGGGTGGTGGATACGGACATGGCCGCGGACGCCGTCGGGTCGCTGGAGAATCTTCCGCCGATCGTCATGGAATCGCATGCGATTCAGCGGCCTGCGGAACTCAAGGAAGTCGCGGCGGCGATTGTCTTTCTTGCCGGACCCGACGCGGCCTTCATCACCGGCTCCGTGCTCGATGTGAATGGTGGATTCACTGCGTGA